ACAGAAGTTATCACAACATGAGTTAAGCCCATCCTATAAACAGCCTCACCTAAGCGATCAGGTTCTGATGGGTCTAAAAGCCTTTTCGAATTATCAAACGATATATCACAATAAGGGCATTTCCTAGTGCAAGCAGGGCCCATTATTAAAAAAGTCGCAGTACCTCCTGCAAAACATTCTCCAATATTTGGACAACTTGCTTCCTGACAAACTGTATTGAGTTTTAAATCAACTAATAGATCAGCAACATTGCCAATCCTCTCTTGCTGTGGTGCCTTAACACGTAACCAGTCTGGTTTAAGCAAAGCTCTTTTGATAACAAACTAACTTTAGAAAGAATTTCCAGATTGACTTGATTTTTTTACCTTCTTCTAAACTTAATTACCAAAAAATAATCTTAAAACTAAATATATAATTTCTAATTAATAGAAATAATCAAAAAATTTAATTAGAAAAATAGCCTCTTGGTGTTAAAAATCTATTATTTTTAATAACACTCTGGCTATTACCAATAACCAAAATAGTAAGCATATCGACCTTATTAAATGGCAAAGTTTCTAGAGTATGAATTTCTATACTCTCATCTGGCCTGCCAAGCTCTCGAGCGATAGCAACAGGTGTGCCTGGTTTACGAAATTCAAGTAATAAATCAACAGTCTTTTTTAACTGCCAATCACGCTTGATTGATTTTGGATTAAATATTGCAATAACAAAGTCACCTATGGCTGCGCTTTTTATTCTCTTCTCAATTTGATGCCATGGAGTCAAAAGATCACTTAATGAGATAGAACAAAAATCATGCATAAAAGGAGCCCCCAGTTTTGCAGCAGCCATCTGAAAAGAGCTAATGCCCGGATGAACTTGAAATAAAGGCCTTGACTGAACCGTTTCATTTAGCCAAAGTTCGAGAGCCAACCCTGCCATTCCATAAATTCCACTATCGCCAGATGAAATAAGAGCAACTCTTACTCCCTCTTTTGCAAGATCAAGTGCGTATTTACATCGATCTTTTTCAAAAGTTAATTCTGAATCAATGCGAACCTGATCATGGCGCCGAATTGAATCCAAATAATTTAAGTAAGGTGTATAACCGATCCAAGCAGCGCATCTAGTTAAGGCTCGGCGTGAGTCAGAAGTAAGCATTTCCAAATCTCCAGGCCCACTACCTATTAAATGCAATTCACCTTTATGAGGAGCAAAAGGAGTTGAAATCTCGACCAATGCAATTGTTACGGCCCCACATTCATCTTCGTTGGAAGAATAGATTTGTTTTTCTTGTATTAATCTTCCACCCTTTGCTCCTAATAAAATTGCTGCAGCTTCAGCCACAGAGGCAGTTCCCATTTCATTCAAAACTACATTTGAAGGAGTAGGTACTTTGACTTGTGAAAGTTCAAGAGCACTAAAGAAATAAATTGGCCATTCATTATTTTTTGACAAATTCAATAATCCTATTTCATCATTTTTTTTATCAATAGTTGCTAAACCACAGATTGAAAGAAGTGATAAACCATTTTTTAAAAAAGAATCCTCTATGGCTCGTTGAATCAATTTCTCACTAGTATTTCGCTCGCATCCAATTCCAATGATTATTAGGGGTGGATGCCATGAACATAAATTCGTATTTTCTTGACCTATATACAAGTCGATATTTTCAAAAGATATTGGGTCATTTTTCTCTAAAAAAGAAAAAGTGGAACAGGCTTTTAATTTCTGCCACAATATTGATCCTTTGGATTGAAAAACAATATTTTTTTGCTGTTTAGATTGTCTAATCATTAATTTTCGCCAATCAACATTATCCCCTCCCCTTTTCCAACCCCATTGTTCACCAAAACAATCCAACGGAATTCTTCTTTCTGTGAATGAATCTGAAGTGCAAATCACTTCTGCTGCTATAGCAGCTGCCAGTTCTCTAGCAAACCTGTCTCCCCCTTGCTTATGACCTCCTAATAGAGTAATAACATTTTTTGCTTTTGAATCCATTACCAGTATTGCTGGATCATTTTCTTTAGATCTAACAAAAGGAGATATAAGC
The sequence above is drawn from the Prochlorococcus marinus str. MIT 1013 genome and encodes:
- the cobJ gene encoding precorrin-3B C(17)-methyltransferase, producing MLERLQASKHIDQIFISDGSTLSLEKKIEGLVESSPIDFLKDHWGNNNKLIFIGSIGAVVRLISPFVRSKENDPAILVMDSKAKNVITLLGGHKQGGDRFARELAAAIAAEVICTSDSFTERRIPLDCFGEQWGWKRGGDNVDWRKLMIRQSKQQKNIVFQSKGSILWQKLKACSTFSFLEKNDPISFENIDLYIGQENTNLCSWHPPLIIIGIGCERNTSEKLIQRAIEDSFLKNGLSLLSICGLATIDKKNDEIGLLNLSKNNEWPIYFFSALELSQVKVPTPSNVVLNEMGTASVAEAAAILLGAKGGRLIQEKQIYSSNEDECGAVTIALVEISTPFAPHKGELHLIGSGPGDLEMLTSDSRRALTRCAAWIGYTPYLNYLDSIRRHDQVRIDSELTFEKDRCKYALDLAKEGVRVALISSGDSGIYGMAGLALELWLNETVQSRPLFQVHPGISSFQMAAAKLGAPFMHDFCSISLSDLLTPWHQIEKRIKSAAIGDFVIAIFNPKSIKRDWQLKKTVDLLLEFRKPGTPVAIARELGRPDESIEIHTLETLPFNKVDMLTILVIGNSQSVIKNNRFLTPRGYFSN